From Triticum aestivum cultivar Chinese Spring chromosome 4A, IWGSC CS RefSeq v2.1, whole genome shotgun sequence, a single genomic window includes:
- the LOC123084019 gene encoding acyl transferase 5-like, which translates to MGAIGRITKFSCGGYAVGICFSHLVFDGQGAAQFLTAVGEMARGLPEPSTKPIWSRDAIPNPPKPPLGPPPSFTAFNFVKSTVEISLDSIKRVKDQVAAETAQRCSTFDVVTAMIFKCRAAAIRSAPDAEVRLGFAAGTRHLLTNALPSPDDYYGNCVYPGGLARTSQEVTEASLVEIVTAIREAKDALSARFLDWLGGGAKDSHYNVSLDYGTLVVTDWSHVGFNDVDYGFGEPTYVFTLNDDVNIVPSVVYLKPPKPKQGIRLVLQCVEEPHAAVFTDELEKLA; encoded by the exons ATGGGTGCTATTGGGCGG ATCACCAAGTTCAGCTGCGGCGGGTACGCCGTCGGCATTTGCTTCAGCCACCTGGTGTTCGACGGCCAGGGCGCGGCGCAGTTCCTCACGGCCGTCGGCGAGATGGCGCGGGGCCTCCCGGAGCCGTCGACCAAGCCGATCTGGTCCCGCGACGCCATCCCCAACCCGCCCAAGCCGCCGCTCGGCCCGCCGCCGTCCTTCACCGCCTTCAACTTCGTCAAGTCCACCGTCGAGATCTCGCTGGACAGCATCAAGCGCGTCAAGGACCAGGTCGCCGCCGAGACGGCCCAGAGGTGCTCCACCTTCGACGTGGTCACCGCCATGATCTTCAAGTGCCGGGCTGCGGCCATCAGGTCCGCGCCCGACGCCGAGGTGCGCCTGGGCTTCGCCGCCGGCACCCGCCACCTGCTTACCAACGCGCTGCCGTCGCCCGACGACTACTACGGCAACTGCGTGTACCCTGGCGGCCTCGCCAGGACAAGCCAAGAGGTGACCGAGGCGTCGCTGGTGGAGATCGTGACGGCGATCCGGGAGGCCAAGGATGCGCTGTCGGCGCGGTTCTTGGACTGGCTGGGCGGCGGCGCCAAGGACAGCCACTACAACGTGTCGCTGGACTACGGCACGCTGGTGGTGACCGACTGGAGCCACGTCGGGTTCAACGACGTCGACTACGGCTTCGGCGAGCCCACCTACGTCTTCACATTGAACGACGATGTCAACATTGTGCCGTCCGTGGTGTACCTCAAGCCGCCCAAGCCGAAGCAGGGCATCCGGCTGGTGCTCCAGTGCGTCGAGGAGCCGCACGCAGCCGTCTTCACCGATGAGCTTGAGAAGCTCGCCTAA